A single region of the Calonectris borealis chromosome 21, bCalBor7.hap1.2, whole genome shotgun sequence genome encodes:
- the DBH gene encoding LOW QUALITY PROTEIN: dopamine beta-hydroxylase (The sequence of the model RefSeq protein was modified relative to this genomic sequence to represent the inferred CDS: deleted 2 bases in 1 codon): MQLKSITYPACPGGPAHKWAKPGAGAVLPSMQTSGSKPCPCPSFKLREVASMYFTMIAVFLVILVVALQGSVPRESDFPYKVPLDPQGLLELSWNVSYPEQAVHFQLLVRDLQFGLLFGMSDRGEFENADLVVLWSDGHNSYFGDAWSDAKGQLHMDSQQDYQLLGARRAPEGLYLLFRRAFSTCDPKDYLIEDGTVHLIYGILEKPVHSLQAINISAIHRGLQRVQLLKPNITIPELPSDMKTMEIRAPDVVIPSEETTYWCYMAELPDSFPKHHIIMYEAVITAGNEALVHHMEVFQCAAEFDSFPHYNGPCDSKMKPDRLNYCRHVLAAWAMGAQAFYYPEEAGVAFGGPGSSRYLRLEIHYHNPLVFKGRRDSSGIRLYYTATLRRYDAGIMELGLVYTPVMAIPPGEDAFLLTGYCTDKCTQLALPAAGIRIFASQLHTHPAGRKVVTVLSRDGRERQVVNADGHYSPHFQEIRMLKEVVAVFPGDELITTCTYNTEDRSRATVGGFGILEEMCVNYVHYYPRTQLELCKSAVDPGYLHRYFNLVNRFNDEEVCMCPQVSVPQQFFSVPWNTFNRDVLKSLYGFAPISMHCNKSSAIRFPGEWEKQPLPTTTERLREPVPRCPPAPGSRPATPVPLNLGELRRD, translated from the exons ATGCAATTAAAGAGTATCACTTACCCAGCTTGCCCAGGAGGGCCAGCACATAAATGGGCAAAGCCAGGC GCGGGTGCCGTCCTGCCCAGCATGCAGACCTCCGGGAGcaagccctgcccctgccccagcttcaAGCTGCGGGAAGTGGCATCCATGTACTTCACCATGATCGCGGTGTTCCTGGTCATCTTGGTGGTGGCCCTGCAGGGCTCGGTGCCCCGTGAGAGTGATTTTCCCTACAAGGTGCCACTCGATCCCCAGGGGCTGCTCGAGCTCTCCTGGAACGTCAGCTATCCCGAGCAAGCCGTGCATTTCCAACTCCTCGTCAGGGACCTGCAGTTCGGGCTCCTCTTTGGAATGTCGGACAGGGGCGAGTTCGAGAACGCGGACCTGGTTGTGCTCTGGAGCGACGGGCACAATTCCTATTTTGGG GATGCCTGGAGCGATGCCAAGGGGCAGCTCCACATGGACTCGCAGCAGGACTACCAGCTCCTCGGGGCTCGGAGGGCTCCCGAAGGGCTCTACCTCCTCTTCAGAAGAGCCTTCAGCACCTGTGACCCCAAGGACTACCTTATAGAG GACGGCACCGTGCACCTTATCTACGGGATCCTGGAGAAACCGGTCCATTCCCTCCAAGCCATCAACATCTCTGCCATCCACAGGGGACTGCAGAGGGTGCAGCTGCTAAAGCCCAACATCACCATCCCTGAACTGCCCAGCGACATGAAGACCATGGAGATAAGAGCCCCTGACGTTGTCATTCCCAGCGAGGAGACAACCTACTGGTGTTACATGGCAGAGCTCCCAGACAGCTTCCCCAAACATCACATTATCATG TACGAGGCAGTGATCACGGCAGGCAATGAGGCCCTGGTCCACCACATGGAAGTCTTCCAGTGTGCTGCTGAGTTCGACAGCTTCCCCCATTACAACGGGCCCTGCGACTCCAAGATGAAGCCGGACCGGCTCAACTATTGCAGGCACGTGCTTGCAGCGTGGGCCATGGGAGCACAG GCTTTCTACTACCCTGAAGAAGCAGGTGTTGCCTTTGGTGGCCCAGGCTCCTCCAGATATTTGCGCCTTGAGATTCATTACCACAATCCCCTGGTGTTCAAAG GTCGCCGCGACTCCTCGGGGATCCGCCTCTACTACACGGCCACCCTGCGACGCTATGACGCCGGCATCATGGAGCTGGGCTTGGTCTACACACCAGTGATGGCCATTCCACCAGGCGAGGATGCTTTCCTCCTCACGGGGTACTGCACCGACAAATGCACCCAGCTG GCTCTGCCCGCTGCTGGCATCCGCATCTTCGCCTCCCAGCTCCACACTCACCCGGCAGGAAGAAAAGTGGTGACAGTGCTGTCCCGGGATGGGAGAGAGCGGCAGGTCGTGAACGCCGATGGTCACTACAGCCCTCACTTCCAG gagATCCGCATGCTGAAGGAGGTGGTTGCAGTTTTTCCA GGCGACGAACTCATCACGACCTGCACGTACAACACGGAGGACCGGAGCCGAGCCACCGTG GGCGGGTTTGGCATCCTGGAGGAGATGTGCGTGAACTACGTGCACTACTACCCCCGGACACAGCTGGAGCTGTGCAAAAGCGCTGTGGATCCGGGCTACCTGCACCGGTACTTCAACCTCgtgaacag GTTTAACGACGAGGAGGTCTGCATGTGTCCGCAGGTCTCCGTCCCACAGCAGTTTTTCTCCGTCCCCTGGAACACGTTCAACAGAGACGTGCTGAAATCCCTCTACGGCTTTGCTCCCATCTCGATGCACTGCAACAAATCCTCAGCCATCCGGTTCCCG GGCGAGTGGGAGAAGCAGCCGCTTCCCACCACCACCGAGAGGCTGCGGGAGCCCGTCCCTCGCTGCCCACCCGCCCCGGGGTCTCGGCCTGCCACCCCCGTCCCCCTCAACCTGGGCGAGCTCAGGAGGGACTGA